One stretch of Dehalococcoidia bacterium DNA includes these proteins:
- a CDS encoding transglycosylase SLT domain-containing protein: MTPRLLTPLAFLLICVSACVETDQDTSATPGADATSSAGASATPGGDPSPTATISLTPRPNAPPAEPAAAHRLEAEGELQQALEAYLSISASGAPNRAEGVYGAARVLLQMERPAEARTLLEPFLASASPAEAGPGRYLLARAYAALSMYAEALQQYDLYVKSGRAGLPYAYLDRARILMDFGQPLAAASEAQTGLAAGVPAAARSAFNLVTAQAYEKAGAFGDALRAYQVLFESSPGDQPLALSRMAAIKAAQGNTAAANDDLVRLMAGYPTTQLALDTVKDFEARGVAVDGYIRDLVYYRHNDYARAEPALRERINAAPESPSSAEAYYFLAAILESKGDTAGAQTLYSKVVSLNPQSSLADDALWWRGRILEDEGKRADAQAVYNLIAQNYPQSSWAADAAFRRGMLSYRASDHRQAANIWGEGIALVSDAMERQRLTFWQAKALLQAGDRAAAEPILRELAASGEDDYYGVRAVALLAGDHNQPKADRDSRANLTPDFDWAAAEAWLTAKTGRAVVPPSAQAWSSDPRWSRAQELWLVGRVGQGNAEMFDLIEAYARDGIAMYTMARVLWDKGQFSLSARAGQRLLRVLNTNPNAGLPKALMSLSYPAPFAASLQRYASAERISPLLLLAFIRQESFFDPGAASPVAFGLTQLLPQTAASVAGRLGLPPPRTEDLYRADLNLRLGANYMATQLKDFGDNIFVAFAAYNAGPNAARRWLAAAGSDADMYLETIEYRETRLYVEIVAENYAIYRYIYAGHRVPELPAD, from the coding sequence GGAGGGCGAACTGCAGCAAGCGCTCGAAGCCTACCTTTCGATCTCTGCTTCCGGGGCCCCGAACCGGGCGGAAGGCGTATACGGGGCGGCGCGGGTGCTACTGCAGATGGAGCGCCCGGCCGAGGCGCGCACCCTCCTCGAGCCCTTCCTCGCTTCCGCCTCCCCCGCCGAGGCGGGCCCCGGGCGTTATCTCCTGGCCCGCGCCTACGCGGCCCTGTCCATGTACGCCGAGGCGCTCCAGCAGTACGACCTCTACGTCAAGAGCGGCCGCGCTGGCCTGCCGTATGCCTACCTCGACCGGGCGCGGATCCTCATGGACTTCGGTCAGCCCCTGGCAGCCGCGTCGGAGGCGCAGACGGGACTGGCCGCCGGCGTCCCGGCGGCGGCTCGGTCAGCCTTCAACCTCGTCACCGCCCAGGCGTATGAGAAAGCCGGCGCCTTCGGCGACGCCCTGCGCGCCTACCAGGTCCTGTTCGAGTCCAGCCCCGGCGACCAGCCGCTAGCGCTCTCGCGCATGGCGGCCATAAAGGCGGCGCAGGGCAATACCGCCGCCGCCAACGACGACCTGGTGCGGTTGATGGCTGGATACCCCACGACTCAGCTCGCCCTCGATACAGTGAAGGACTTCGAAGCCCGCGGCGTGGCGGTCGACGGCTACATCCGCGACCTGGTGTACTACCGCCACAACGACTACGCGCGGGCCGAACCGGCGCTCCGAGAACGGATCAACGCCGCTCCGGAATCGCCTTCCAGCGCCGAGGCCTACTACTTCCTGGCCGCCATCCTCGAGTCGAAAGGCGACACAGCCGGGGCGCAGACCCTGTATTCGAAGGTGGTGAGCCTGAACCCTCAGAGCAGCCTCGCCGACGATGCCCTCTGGTGGCGTGGTCGCATCCTCGAAGACGAGGGCAAGCGCGCGGATGCCCAGGCGGTCTACAACCTCATCGCCCAGAACTATCCTCAGTCGAGCTGGGCCGCGGACGCGGCCTTCCGGCGCGGCATGCTCTCCTACCGGGCCTCGGACCACCGGCAGGCGGCGAACATCTGGGGCGAAGGGATCGCCCTTGTCTCGGATGCCATGGAGCGCCAGCGCCTGACGTTCTGGCAGGCCAAGGCCTTGCTCCAGGCCGGCGACCGCGCGGCGGCGGAACCGATCCTGCGCGAACTCGCGGCCTCCGGCGAGGACGACTACTACGGCGTGCGCGCCGTGGCCCTCCTGGCAGGCGACCACAACCAGCCGAAGGCGGACCGCGACTCCCGGGCAAACCTGACGCCGGACTTCGACTGGGCCGCGGCGGAAGCCTGGCTCACGGCGAAGACCGGCCGTGCTGTGGTGCCGCCTTCGGCGCAGGCCTGGTCGAGCGACCCACGTTGGTCTCGGGCCCAGGAGCTCTGGCTCGTCGGCCGCGTGGGCCAGGGGAACGCCGAGATGTTCGACCTGATCGAGGCTTACGCCCGCGACGGCATCGCCATGTACACCATGGCGCGCGTCTTGTGGGACAAGGGGCAGTTCAGCCTCTCCGCCCGCGCGGGGCAGCGGCTCCTCCGCGTCCTGAACACGAACCCCAACGCTGGCCTGCCGAAAGCCCTCATGTCGCTCTCCTACCCGGCGCCCTTCGCGGCGAGCCTGCAGCGCTACGCTTCGGCGGAGCGTATCTCGCCACTGTTGCTCCTCGCCTTCATCCGCCAGGAGAGCTTTTTCGACCCCGGCGCCGCATCGCCGGTGGCCTTCGGGCTCACGCAACTCCTGCCGCAGACCGCGGCCTCCGTCGCCGGGCGCCTCGGCTTGCCCCCGCCGCGGACCGAAGACCTCTACCGCGCCGACCTCAACCTGCGCCTGGGCGCGAACTACATGGCGACCCAGCTCAAGGACTTCGGCGACAACATCTTCGTAGCATTCGCAGCCTACAACGCCGGGCCGAACGCGGCCCGCCGCTGGCTCGCCGCCGCGGGAAGCGATGCTGACATGTATCTGGAGACGATCGAGTACAGGGAAACCCGACTGTACGTCGAGATCGTCGCCGAGAATTACGCCATCTACCGCTACATCTATGCCGGCCACCGCGTGCCGGAGCTTCCCGCGGACTGA